TTGATCGATGACCAGGGTCGTGAAGGTGAATCCTCTCTTTCCCAATGAAAGAGCCCTGAAAGAGGCCGCCGATCTTCTGAAAAAAGGGGAGGTTGTTGTCTTTCCGACAGAAACGGTCTACGGAATAGGGGCGGATGCTTACAACGAGAAAGCGTGCAGGAAGATATTCGAAATCAAGGGAAGACCCGCAGACAACCCTCTGATAGTCCACATATGTTCATTTTCCCAACTCGAAGAGGTGGCAGATGGGTACGAACCTTTCAGAAAGTTTCTGGAGAGATTCTGGCCTGGTCCTTTAACGGTCATACTTCCGAAGAAGTCCTGGAGAATTTCTAATGTGGTCACTGCGGGACTTCCCACGGTGGCTGTGAGAATGCCGGCTCACCCGGTGGCCATGAAACTGATAGAAATGCTGGGAGATCCCATTGCTGCCCCGAGTGCGAACCTGTCTGGAAGACCCAGCGCGACGAACGTGGATCACGTTGTGGAGGACTTCATGGGACGGGTGAGCCTGATACTGGACGCAGGGAACACACCGCTTGGCCTGGAATCCACCATAATAGATCTTTCAAAAGAAAAGCCTGTCCTTTTGAGGCCGGGCCCTGTAGAGGTTGAAAGACTGAAAGAGTTCTTCCCCAATCTTGTTGTACCGGATTTCGTGAAAAAAGGGGAGTTCAGAGGAAAACCTCTGGCACCGGGCATGAAATACCGTCACTACGCTCCCTCAAAGCCGTTGATACTCGTAGAAAACCTCGAGAAGATGAAGAACGTTTTGAAAGAGTTTCCCGATCACGTTGTGATATGTGTCGAAGAGAGGAAGGCCCTGTACGGAGACAGAATCGTCGTAGGTTCTTTGAAAAATCCCTACAGCATAGCGCAGAACCTCTTTGCAGCACTCAGAGAAGCGGAAAAGAGAGAAAAAGAGTATATAATTGTTGAGGGACTGGAGGAAAGAGGCATACTCTTTGCGGTGATGAACCGATTGAGGAAGGCCGCCTCCAGGATCGTGAGGTGAAAGATCTAGATGGACAAAACCCAGGAACGAACCGATAAGTTGCTTTTGCTTCTTTCTATATTGATAATGGAGTTTTCCAACGTAAAGGAAGAGAGGGATGTCCTTCTTAGCCTGTTGAACCTTGTGAAGAAGGTCGTTGATGTGAACGATCTGGTTCTGATCGACGAAAACAAGCGGGTTGTGCTGGGAAGAGAACTCGATGTTTCAAGATTCGAGGAGTTCATAGAATGGGCTACAAAACAGGCATCTCCAGCTTTTGTGGAAGAGGCAGGAAGATACGTCGGAATCATTCCTCTGGTCAAACTCGGAAGGTCCTTCGGGAGTCTGATCGTCTTCATGGATCACCAACCTTCGATGGAAGAGACAGAGATCTTCAGAATTTTTTCGGTTCTTTCTTCCATCGTACTGGAAAACGTCAGGCTCTACAGAGAACTTGAAGAAACGTACGACTACGTGAACACTATCCTCAACAACCTTCCGGAGGGTATCTTCGTTTATTCAAACGGAGAAATACGTTTTCAGAACGAAAGGTTCGCAAGGGAAAGTTTCCCAGAAGATGTTATGAAGAAAGCGATGGAGATTTCAGAAGAGGCAATTTCGCTTGGAGTTCAGAGAACTGGGGAAGTCGAATCTGAGGACGAGTTCTTTTCTATCACCTCCATTCCTCTGCTCTACAACGGTGAGACACAGGCCCTGACGATCGTAGAAAACATCACGGCATCGAAGGAACTAGAAAGGCTAAAACGCATAGACAGGATGAAAACAGAGTTCGTTGCGAACATATCCCATGAGCTCAGAACCCCTCTGACTGCTATAAAAGCCTACACGGAGACCATGTACAACAGCTTGGAGGAACTCGACGCGGATACCCTGAAAGAATTTCTGGAAGTTGTACTCGATCAGAGCAATCACCTTGAAAGTCTTCTCGACGAACTTCTCGATTTCTCCAAACTCGAAAGAAAAGCACTGCAAATAAAAAAGGAAAAAATCAACATCTGCGAACTGGTGGAAAGCGCCGTCAGTGCCATCAAAGAATTCGCAGCTTCTCAGGGTGTAAAAGTCTTTCTGGAAAAGAAGGTTCCATGCTTCGAGGTGGAAGTCGATCCAACGAGGATGAAACAGGTTCTTTTGAACCTTCTGAGTAACGGTGTGAAGTACTCGAAAAAGGATGAACCAGAAAAAT
This genomic window from Thermotoga sp. SG1 contains:
- a CDS encoding cell wall metabolism sensor histidine kinase WalK codes for the protein MDKTQERTDKLLLLLSILIMEFSNVKEERDVLLSLLNLVKKVVDVNDLVLIDENKRVVLGRELDVSRFEEFIEWATKQASPAFVEEAGRYVGIIPLVKLGRSFGSLIVFMDHQPSMEETEIFRIFSVLSSIVLENVRLYRELEETYDYVNTILNNLPEGIFVYSNGEIRFQNERFARESFPEDVMKKAMEISEEAISLGVQRTGEVESEDEFFSITSIPLLYNGETQALTIVENITASKELERLKRIDRMKTEFVANISHELRTPLTAIKAYTETMYNSLEELDADTLKEFLEVVLDQSNHLESLLDELLDFSKLERKALQIKKEKINICELVESAVSAIKEFAASQGVKVFLEKKVPCFEVEVDPTRMKQVLLNLLSNGVKYSKKDEPEKYVKVVLDKNEDGILIVVEDNGIGIPEHAREKIFEQFYRVDSSLTYEVSGTGLGLAITKEIVELHGGRIWVESEEGKGSRFFVWIPHDHGTEDNR
- a CDS encoding L-threonylcarbamoyladenylate synthase, which codes for MTRVVKVNPLFPNERALKEAADLLKKGEVVVFPTETVYGIGADAYNEKACRKIFEIKGRPADNPLIVHICSFSQLEEVADGYEPFRKFLERFWPGPLTVILPKKSWRISNVVTAGLPTVAVRMPAHPVAMKLIEMLGDPIAAPSANLSGRPSATNVDHVVEDFMGRVSLILDAGNTPLGLESTIIDLSKEKPVLLRPGPVEVERLKEFFPNLVVPDFVKKGEFRGKPLAPGMKYRHYAPSKPLILVENLEKMKNVLKEFPDHVVICVEERKALYGDRIVVGSLKNPYSIAQNLFAALREAEKREKEYIIVEGLEERGILFAVMNRLRKAASRIVR